Proteins encoded by one window of Gammaproteobacteria bacterium:
- a CDS encoding MerR family DNA-binding protein, whose protein sequence is MDSAKSLTIGKLADRSGVNIETIRYYQRLCLIQEPPKPAQGFRQYPVADIARVLFIRRAQQLGFTLKEIGELLELGDGHCQEVQQLARLKVEKIEERLRDLQSMHAALLDLLSQCEVADRGDIHCALIEALGTEATIRPSETL, encoded by the coding sequence ATGGATTCAGCAAAATCACTTACCATCGGCAAACTGGCCGACCGATCGGGCGTCAACATCGAGACCATCCGTTACTATCAACGCCTGTGCTTGATCCAGGAACCGCCGAAACCCGCACAAGGTTTCCGACAATATCCGGTTGCCGATATCGCGCGCGTGCTTTTTATCCGGCGCGCGCAGCAGCTCGGTTTCACCCTCAAAGAGATTGGCGAGTTGCTGGAGCTTGGCGATGGTCATTGCCAGGAGGTGCAACAATTGGCGCGGTTGAAAGTGGAGAAAATCGAAGAACGCCTGCGAGACCTTCAATCCATGCATGCCGCTTTGCTAGACCTGCTTTCCCAATGCGAAGTGGCGGATAGAGGCGACATTCACTGTGCGCTTATTGAGGCCCTGGGCACGGAAGCGACGATAAGACCTTCAGAAACACTATAG
- a CDS encoding response regulator, with the protein MNAEPAALIKPAEARAMILVVSDILSDAALVKKLLTQEFEQVFLSTNPDLAVKDFESNAPDVLVLAFNTLAKAERYYLGLYRISGNIHLQPHRTVVLCNKDEVSQAYQACRKQYFDDYILFWPITYDAPRILMSVHHSLRDLTAISEGGPSAAEFAAQARRLTELGHMLDQHVVQGSQRIEGASRAMAQAEQDIDAALDGFSNKLAQGNLPGVSRISDISGLEREIKRLKQEEVGQRFRKIAESVQPMKQWTDDFRKGIEPHIESARTLSAMADAIRPMILIVDDDDFQSNIVSTLLAAENYRLVFAGGGVEALNILRKMQPDLILMDIMMPDLDGIETTRRLKAMPQYTHVPVIMLTGKNEEAAVHDSIKSGAVDYIVKPFDRDTLLGKVAHALHP; encoded by the coding sequence ATGAACGCTGAGCCCGCTGCACTCATCAAGCCAGCCGAAGCCCGAGCCATGATACTTGTTGTATCGGACATTCTTAGTGATGCGGCGTTGGTAAAAAAGCTGCTCACTCAGGAATTTGAACAGGTCTTCCTTTCCACCAATCCTGATCTGGCAGTGAAAGATTTTGAGAGCAACGCCCCGGACGTGCTGGTGCTCGCGTTCAATACTCTGGCAAAGGCCGAGCGCTATTACCTCGGGCTTTATCGTATAAGCGGCAATATTCATCTACAGCCGCATCGTACAGTCGTACTGTGCAACAAGGATGAAGTCAGTCAGGCTTATCAGGCGTGTCGAAAACAATACTTCGATGATTACATCCTGTTCTGGCCGATTACATACGATGCGCCACGCATACTGATGTCAGTGCATCATTCGCTACGCGATTTGACTGCAATCAGTGAAGGCGGCCCGTCGGCGGCAGAATTTGCCGCCCAGGCACGTCGCCTGACTGAGTTGGGACACATGCTGGATCAACATGTTGTGCAAGGCAGTCAGAGAATTGAAGGAGCCAGTCGCGCCATGGCACAGGCGGAGCAGGATATCGACGCGGCCTTGGATGGATTTTCCAACAAACTCGCGCAAGGCAATCTACCTGGCGTATCCAGAATCAGCGATATCTCCGGCCTGGAGCGGGAGATTAAACGGCTCAAGCAGGAGGAGGTCGGACAACGCTTTCGTAAAATCGCCGAATCTGTACAGCCCATGAAGCAATGGACCGACGATTTCAGGAAAGGGATTGAGCCTCACATTGAATCAGCGCGCACATTGAGTGCCATGGCAGACGCCATTCGGCCAATGATTTTAATAGTGGATGACGATGATTTTCAGAGCAATATCGTGAGCACACTGCTTGCCGCAGAGAATTATCGCCTGGTATTTGCCGGCGGCGGCGTTGAGGCATTGAATATCTTACGCAAGATGCAACCCGACTTGATCCTTATGGACATCATGATGCCGGATCTGGATGGTATAGAAACAACGCGTCGTCTCAAGGCCATGCCGCAATACACACATGTGCCGGTGATCATGTTAACGGGAAAAAACGAGGAAGCTGCCGTGCACGACAGCATAAAATCCGGCGCTGTCGATTACATCGTCAAGCCATTTGACCGTGACACGTTGTTGGGGAAGGTTGCCCATGCGTTGCACCCGTAG